Genomic window (Sulfurovum sp. NBC37-1):
TGAGGATGGCTTCTTCGAGGAGTTCATAGATATTCATAAGGAGATTATAACCGATGGAGATTAAAATACAACCTATGGGGGTCTACCAGACCAACTGCTATATCGTCACTGTGGACGGGAAAGATTTTATCATAGACCCCGGCATCGATGCGACAGACTGGGTGATGAACAATGTTACCAATCCCATAGCCATCCTCAATACACACGGTCACTTCGACCATGTCTGGAGCAATGCAGAGCTCAAAGAAAAACTTCAACTTCCCATCTACTGTCCCAAAGGAGATACTTTCATGCTCACCGACGATCCGCTTGGACAGGGAACACCCAAAAGTACACCCGACTATGAAGTGGACGGGGATGAAGAGCTTACCATAGAAGGGGTCAAGATAAAATACAGACATTTCCCCGGACACACCCCCGGATGCTCCATTATAGAGATGGGAGACGTCTGGTTCAGCGGAGACTTCCTCTTCCAGCAGAGTATCGGACGCTGGGATTTTCCTGCCTCAAGCGGAGAAGATATGATCAAGAGTCTGGAGAAAGCGCTGCTGCTAAAGGGAGATTACACGATTTACCCTGGTCACGGGCTGAGCACCACATTGAAAGCGGAACAGAGAGTTATTCCTTATTGGATAGAGCAGGTGAGAAGAACATTATGATCGTTGAACTGCTTCACGATCAGTTCTTCGAAACCGGAGTGGTGGAGCAAAGCGACCTGCGTAGGTAGAACACTCTAAGTCGTAGGGTGCTGTCCCCTGACGGCACCACCATAAATGGTGCTGTGAGGACACAGCACCCTACACCGTTGATGTGTGAATTACATAATGGGCACCTCTAATAACCCTAAATAGAAATGCCGGGCTTCTACTCCTCCCTATACACTATTCTCTCTTTATGTAATGTTTTGTAGGTTTTATAGTTGATAGGCCTTGGCGGCTTTAAACTGTTTTTCTGCTGTGGCTCTTTTTTTTCGTGCACTTTTCTCTTTTTAAACGGTTTTGCCTGATTGTGCTGTGGTTTTCCCGCACTATACTTTTTAAATGGCTCTTTTTGTGTGACCACATCTTTCTGCTTTTGCTTTTGCTGCGGGTCTTTTTCCACGAAGACCGGTTCTCTTGTCCACGGGTCCATCTCCGTATAGTACATCAGTGCCGAATAGGTTGACGGTGTAGGTATGAAGACCTGTACCTGTTCAGGATTCAGATGCAGCTCCTGGTTGGCAAACTCTTTGAGGTTTTGCATATCTTTAAGCTGACTTCCCGGATGTGCGGCGATCAGGTAGTAGGTTAAAAACTGTTTTTTACCCGATTGACGGTTAAGTTCATCAAAATCCGCCTTGAAGCGCATCAGTGTCGCTTTGTCAGGCTTATTCATCAGTTTCAAGACTTTATCATCAATATGCTCCGGAGCTACTTTCATCTGCCCTGAAATATGATGATCGACCAGTGTTTTGAGGTATTGCTTGCCATGCTTTTTATCTTCCTGGATCAGATCATACCGGATGCCGCTATTGACAAAGGCTTTTTTGACATGAGGCAATTTTCGTATTTTTCCCAACAGTTCTATCTGAGGTGCATGGTCCGGACGCAATATGGGGCAGACCTGGGAGCTGGTACAGGGTATATCCTGACACACACCGCTTTTGAGCTTTTTGTCACACTCAAAGCCGTACATATTCGCCGTCGCACCTCCGACATCGTTGATGATGCCCTTGAAATCTTTATGTGCTTTGAATTCATCGATCTCGGAAACGATAGAGTCCTGGCTTCGGCTTCGTATGGTACGCCCCTGATGCACTGTGATCGCACAGAAGTTGCATTCACCGTAGCATCCGTGATGTGTGGTCACGGAGAATTGTATCGTTTGTAATCCCCGTACTTCACCCTGTGCCTTGTAATAGGGATGCACATCCCTCTCATACCCAATGTCATAGACATGATCGATCTCCTCCTGGGTCATACTGGGCTGGGGAGGATTTTGTATCAGGTGACGGTTGCCGTGAAGCTGGCACAACCCTTTGGAGATATCGGGTTCATTATTGGCATAGAAGTGGTGGAACATGGAGATGAAGGCATGCTTGTCCCCGGCACACTCTTCGTAAGAGGGAAGTTCGTAATACCCTTCTTTAGGTTCTTTTGCAATATAACAAATACCTCTGATATCCTCAATGGGCTTCTTATCCCGGAAAGCATCCGTAAGCTCCACAACAGATTTTTCTGCCATCCCGTAAACCAATACATCAGCCTTTGCATCAAAAAGCAGTGAACGCCTTATCTTGTTTGTCCAGAAATCATAGTGTGCGACCCGGCGCAGACTTGCTTCCACCCCTCCAAGTACCAGAGGTACAGTATCTTTAAAGTGCTGACGTATCAGGTTGGCATACTTGATGACCGCCCTGTCCGGTCTTCGGTCATTGACCGCTCCGGGTGTGAAGTCATCACTTTTTCGGAATTTCTTCGTTGCCGTATAGTTGGCCACCATACTGTCCACTAGACCACCGCTTATCCCCCAGTAGAGCTTCGGCTCTCCCAGACGCATGATATCCTTACCGCTTTCAATGTCAGGCTGCGCGATCACCCCGACACGATACCCGGCATCCACAAGCAGCTTACCTACGATTGCGATCCCGTTATAGGGTGTATCCACATAGGTATCACCACTGACAAGTATAACATCGAGCTGTTCCCAGCCTAACGCTTTTAACTCTTTTTTGGTTGTCGGTAAGAACATGGGTTTCCTTCTATGGCTTTTCAAGCCTTATCGTTACTGTTTATTCGCCAAGTACGTGCTGATCAAGTACGAACGTGGTAAAACTGCCCTCAAAGACCAACTTTCCATCTACAAATGCTTCTACGGCAACTTCTCGCTTTTTGCCCTTTTCCTGCACCACTCTCGCCATACAGGAGACCGTATCCCCCACTTTCACCGGAGCGACGAATTTCGATGTCGACGCACCCAATACCACATAAGGATCATTCACTGCACACATCGCCGCATAATCAGCCGCACCAAACATAAAGCCGCCATGCACCAACCCTCTCTCGTCCGCTACCATCTGATGTGTGGTATGCAGCAGTACCTCTGCATAATTCTCCTCAATTCTGACGACTTTGCCACAGAGTGATGGGTCGATGTTCAAGTGGGTGTTCTGTTGCATTCACATAGTCCTCAAATTTTTTACAGATTATAACAGATTTAATACTCTGTATGCTGTAAAATTAGACGCTTAGTTTGCTGTAGATTTGGCTGAATGGGCCTGTTGGAGCGAGAGAGTTTACGTTATAGTAAATGACCGGGCGGAAACAGGTCCGTCCGGTCAAAGATGCAGTAAAATAAGTGATTTAATAG
Coding sequences:
- a CDS encoding MBL fold metallo-hydrolase is translated as MEIKIQPMGVYQTNCYIVTVDGKDFIIDPGIDATDWVMNNVTNPIAILNTHGHFDHVWSNAELKEKLQLPIYCPKGDTFMLTDDPLGQGTPKSTPDYEVDGDEELTIEGVKIKYRHFPGHTPGCSIIEMGDVWFSGDFLFQQSIGRWDFPASSGEDMIKSLEKALLLKGDYTIYPGHGLSTTLKAEQRVIPYWIEQVRRTL
- a CDS encoding YgiQ family radical SAM protein, which translates into the protein MFLPTTKKELKALGWEQLDVILVSGDTYVDTPYNGIAIVGKLLVDAGYRVGVIAQPDIESGKDIMRLGEPKLYWGISGGLVDSMVANYTATKKFRKSDDFTPGAVNDRRPDRAVIKYANLIRQHFKDTVPLVLGGVEASLRRVAHYDFWTNKIRRSLLFDAKADVLVYGMAEKSVVELTDAFRDKKPIEDIRGICYIAKEPKEGYYELPSYEECAGDKHAFISMFHHFYANNEPDISKGLCQLHGNRHLIQNPPQPSMTQEEIDHVYDIGYERDVHPYYKAQGEVRGLQTIQFSVTTHHGCYGECNFCAITVHQGRTIRSRSQDSIVSEIDEFKAHKDFKGIINDVGGATANMYGFECDKKLKSGVCQDIPCTSSQVCPILRPDHAPQIELLGKIRKLPHVKKAFVNSGIRYDLIQEDKKHGKQYLKTLVDHHISGQMKVAPEHIDDKVLKLMNKPDKATLMRFKADFDELNRQSGKKQFLTYYLIAAHPGSQLKDMQNLKEFANQELHLNPEQVQVFIPTPSTYSALMYYTEMDPWTREPVFVEKDPQQKQKQKDVVTQKEPFKKYSAGKPQHNQAKPFKKRKVHEKKEPQQKNSLKPPRPINYKTYKTLHKERIVYREE
- a CDS encoding thioesterase, FlK family; this encodes MQQNTHLNIDPSLCGKVVRIEENYAEVLLHTTHQMVADERGLVHGGFMFGAADYAAMCAVNDPYVVLGASTSKFVAPVKVGDTVSCMARVVQEKGKKREVAVEAFVDGKLVFEGSFTTFVLDQHVLGE